In one window of Ruminococcus albus AD2013 DNA:
- a CDS encoding CbrC family protein, whose amino-acid sequence MDMDKDFPKFRYHPDPIGTGAFKKADKPQICECCGKKTGYVYESPFYSTEDVECLCPWCIADGSAAKKFDGEFQDAYSCEEIDDVSKLDELIHRTPGYCGWQQEVWLAHCNDYCAFVGYVGMAELEKMGLSDKLEDIYRKDEAMFDIGDIRECMTNGGSMQGYLFRCLHCGKYQLYADCD is encoded by the coding sequence ATGGATATGGATAAAGACTTCCCGAAATTCAGATATCACCCCGACCCCATAGGCACAGGGGCTTTCAAAAAGGCTGACAAGCCGCAGATATGCGAATGCTGCGGCAAAAAGACCGGATATGTATACGAAAGTCCATTCTATTCGACAGAAGATGTTGAGTGTCTGTGTCCATGGTGTATAGCCGACGGCAGTGCCGCAAAGAAATTTGACGGCGAGTTTCAGGACGCTTACAGCTGTGAGGAGATTGATGATGTATCCAAGCTGGACGAACTTATACACCGTACCCCGGGATACTGCGGGTGGCAGCAGGAAGTCTGGCTGGCACATTGTAATGATTACTGCGCTTTTGTGGGCTATGTGGGTATGGCAGAACTTGAAAAGATGGGTCTTTCAGATAAACTGGAAGATATCTACCGCAAGGACGAGGCTATGTTCGATATCGGTGATATCAGAGAATGTATGACAAACGGCGGCAGTATGCAGGGCTATCTTTTCAGGTGCCTGCACTGCGGAAAGTATCAGCTTTATGCTGACTGTGACTGA